The following are encoded together in the Iodobacter fluviatilis genome:
- a CDS encoding type IV pili methyl-accepting chemotaxis transducer N-terminal domain-containing protein yields the protein MRIILIPLLLFPLLAQAAVLSPSATINTVTAQRMLTQRIVKAYCQQGRGINSNAAKLQINSSITQFSTQLSNLFESVTAPENIEALKKQETQWQNMRTLALTPPKLETAKQLNDIAEAMLYDAGELVKRLDVSMGKPQGKLIRIAGRQRTLSQRLAKTACLESWGNQNPALKQQQAQAQKEFSANLVTLKAAPQNSRPIIEQLDLAEMQWVFLESALSGLDGHADKNIASTSERLLEVMDKITNQYEKLGN from the coding sequence ATGCGTATCATTTTGATTCCCCTCCTTTTATTTCCCCTCTTGGCTCAAGCTGCAGTATTAAGCCCTAGCGCTACCATAAACACTGTCACTGCGCAGCGCATGCTAACCCAGCGCATTGTGAAAGCCTATTGTCAGCAAGGTCGAGGAATTAACAGCAATGCTGCAAAGTTACAAATTAACTCATCTATTACCCAGTTTTCTACCCAGTTAAGTAATCTTTTTGAAAGTGTAACAGCGCCAGAAAACATTGAAGCTTTAAAAAAACAAGAAACGCAGTGGCAAAACATGCGTACTTTAGCTCTCACTCCACCCAAGCTAGAAACAGCCAAGCAGCTAAATGATATTGCCGAAGCGATGCTATACGACGCCGGCGAGCTGGTAAAGCGTTTAGACGTAAGCATGGGCAAGCCACAGGGTAAGTTGATTCGCATTGCGGGCCGTCAGCGTACGCTTAGCCAACGCCTAGCTAAAACAGCTTGTTTAGAAAGCTGGGGTAATCAAAACCCTGCGCTAAAACAGCAGCAGGCTCAGGCACAAAAAGAATTTTCAGCGAACTTAGTCACGTTAAAAGCAGCCCCCCAAAATTCACGTCCGATAATTGAACAGCTCGATCTGGCGGAAATGCAATGGGTTTTTTTAGAAAGCGCACTTAGCGGGCTAGATGGTCATGCAGATAAAAACATCGCCAGCACTAGCGAGCGTTTATTAGAAGTCATGGATAAAATTACTAATCAGTACGAAAAATTGGGGAACTAG
- the cysG gene encoding siroheme synthase CysG: MNYFPLFLNLHEQNCLIIGGGDVAARKIRLLAAAGGKIMVVAPQLCEELASAAEAGKLIYLAASFCEAQLQNVRLVIAATDSEEVNRQVFEACEARGILVNAVDDPASCRFITPAIVDRSPLVIAISTSGGVPVLARQLRTQLEALIPHGYGDLAQMAADFRDEVKATLVSTDARKQFWEKTLAGPIPDMVFAGKHAAARQALSDSIKADADAPLQGAVYLVGCGPGNPDLLTFRALRLMQQADAVLYDNLVSLPILEMVRRDAERVYVGKKSNNHAVPQQEINQLLVRYALQGKKVLRLKGGDPFIFGRGGEEIEELAAAGIAFEVVPGITSAAGASCYAGIPLTHRDYAQSVTFVTGHRRDGEVELDWPRLVNPTETVVVYMGVAQLEKICQQLIKHGRNPDTPAAMVENATLAKQRVVIGTLSSLPQRASERGIKPPALIIIGEVVSLHDKLKWRED; the protein is encoded by the coding sequence ATGAATTACTTCCCACTTTTTTTAAATTTACATGAACAAAATTGCTTGATTATTGGCGGTGGCGATGTGGCTGCACGCAAAATCCGCTTACTGGCCGCTGCGGGGGGGAAAATCATGGTGGTAGCCCCTCAGCTCTGTGAGGAGCTAGCGAGTGCCGCCGAGGCTGGCAAGCTTATTTATTTAGCCGCAAGTTTTTGTGAGGCACAGCTACAAAATGTAAGGCTCGTCATTGCTGCAACGGATAGTGAGGAAGTGAATCGTCAGGTTTTTGAAGCTTGTGAAGCGCGCGGTATTTTGGTGAATGCGGTGGATGATCCAGCTAGCTGCCGTTTTATTACGCCAGCTATTGTGGATCGATCGCCACTGGTGATTGCCATTTCTACCTCGGGTGGTGTGCCGGTACTGGCGCGGCAATTGCGCACCCAGCTGGAAGCCCTCATCCCACACGGTTATGGTGATTTAGCACAGATGGCGGCAGATTTTCGGGATGAAGTAAAAGCAACCCTAGTAAGCACCGATGCCCGTAAGCAATTTTGGGAAAAAACTCTCGCAGGGCCGATTCCCGATATGGTGTTTGCAGGCAAACATGCTGCTGCGCGTCAGGCATTAAGCGATTCGATTAAAGCCGATGCCGATGCCCCCTTACAAGGGGCTGTGTATTTAGTGGGTTGCGGGCCGGGCAATCCTGATTTACTCACATTTAGAGCCTTACGCTTGATGCAGCAAGCCGATGCGGTGCTGTACGATAATCTAGTGTCTTTACCTATTTTAGAGATGGTTCGCCGTGATGCCGAGCGGGTCTATGTGGGGAAAAAATCCAACAATCATGCTGTGCCACAACAAGAAATTAATCAACTCTTAGTGCGCTATGCCTTGCAAGGGAAAAAAGTTTTGCGCTTAAAAGGCGGCGATCCATTTATTTTTGGTCGTGGTGGGGAAGAAATTGAAGAGCTAGCCGCCGCTGGTATTGCTTTTGAAGTGGTCCCTGGTATTACCTCGGCAGCGGGTGCATCGTGTTATGCCGGTATTCCGCTTACGCACAGGGATTATGCGCAATCGGTGACTTTTGTTACCGGCCATCGTCGTGATGGCGAAGTAGAGCTCGATTGGCCGCGTTTGGTTAACCCCACTGAAACGGTGGTGGTCTATATGGGCGTGGCGCAGCTAGAAAAAATTTGTCAGCAATTAATTAAGCATGGCAGAAATCCAGACACCCCTGCTGCCATGGTAGAAAACGCCACGCTGGCTAAGCAGCGCGTGGTAATAGGTACTTTAAGCAGCCTGCCGCAGCGTGCGTCCGAACGTGGTATTAAGCCGCCAGCTTTGATTATCATTGGTGAAGTGGTCAGTCTGCACGATAAGCTGAAATGGCGTGAGGATTGA
- a CDS encoding c-type cytochrome — protein MKKAIFLLSLFFVSSAHAIAPADLAKAKNCFACHATDKKLIGPSYKDVAAKYKGDASAVGKLADKIKKGGSGAWGTMPMPPNAVSEAEAKDLAKWVLSIK, from the coding sequence ATGAAAAAAGCCATCTTCTTGTTAAGCCTATTTTTCGTAAGCAGTGCCCATGCCATTGCACCCGCAGATTTAGCCAAGGCAAAAAACTGCTTCGCCTGTCATGCAACAGATAAAAAACTCATTGGCCCATCTTATAAGGACGTGGCCGCTAAATATAAAGGCGACGCCAGTGCCGTAGGAAAGCTAGCTGATAAAATCAAGAAAGGTGGCAGCGGCGCTTGGGGCACAATGCCTATGCCGCCCAATGCAGTCAGTGAAGCTGAAGCGAAAGATTTAGCTAAATGGGTATTAAGTATTAAGTAA
- the recG gene encoding ATP-dependent DNA helicase RecG gives MDLAALPEALKTRLTKLGLLRPFDLVLHLPLRYEDETHLYPIVDAPMGQSVLVEGTVDSCEVQYKPRKQLIARVSDASATISVRLLNFYPSVAKQLAVGKTVRLYGEIRRGFLGDEMVHPKIRAANEQGLNEALTPIYPTTAGLNQLQLAKLIRLALKHCNLADTLSERILGRLDLPDFSSSVQLLHAPTPDIPNILLTERTHPAWQRLKFDELLAQQLSLRTAHAARRERTAPVIAPKGELAASLLASLPFALTGAQGKVLKEITHDLNQPHPMQRLLQGDVGSGKTIVAALAACQAIESGYQVALMAPTEILAEQHFNKLSAWFAPLGIKVVWLAGSLGAKAKRLAIEDAALGTAPLVVGTHAIFQASVTFAKLGLAIVDEQHRFGVAQRLALREKGGSPHQLMMSATPIPRTLAMSYYADLDVSVIDELPPGRTPIVTKLISDARRDEIIQRIAAKVEEGRQVYWVCPLIEESEALQLQTAVDTHQQLSEELEDIAVGLVHGRMKTAEKAEVMAAFLRNEVQVLVATTVIEVGVDVPNASLMVIEHAERMGLSQLHQLRGRVGRGAHASLCVLLYTTPLGELAKARLRVIYENTDGFEIARQDMEIRGPGELAGVRQSGVPMLRFADLEKDADLLEEARLVAEDLLANDAATALAHLDRWLPGREMLLKV, from the coding sequence ATGGATCTGGCTGCGCTACCTGAAGCACTTAAAACTCGTCTCACCAAATTAGGGCTATTGCGCCCGTTTGATCTGGTGCTGCATCTGCCATTGCGCTACGAAGACGAAACACACCTTTACCCCATAGTGGATGCGCCGATGGGGCAATCGGTATTGGTGGAGGGCACTGTTGACTCCTGTGAAGTGCAATATAAGCCGCGTAAGCAGCTGATTGCTCGGGTAAGTGATGCATCTGCAACCATCTCCGTGCGGCTGCTTAATTTTTATCCGAGCGTGGCCAAGCAGCTAGCAGTGGGTAAAACGGTACGCCTCTATGGTGAAATCCGTCGTGGGTTTTTGGGTGATGAAATGGTGCACCCTAAAATACGCGCTGCTAATGAGCAGGGCCTGAACGAAGCGCTGACGCCCATTTATCCAACAACGGCAGGATTAAACCAGCTGCAATTGGCAAAGCTGATCCGCTTAGCTTTAAAGCACTGCAACTTAGCCGACACCTTGTCGGAGCGAATACTTGGGCGGCTCGATCTGCCAGATTTTTCATCCAGCGTGCAGCTATTACATGCACCCACGCCAGATATTCCGAATATCTTACTTACTGAGCGCACTCACCCCGCTTGGCAGCGTCTGAAGTTTGACGAGCTGCTGGCCCAGCAGCTCAGCCTGCGCACGGCCCATGCCGCAAGGCGCGAGCGTACCGCACCGGTGATTGCGCCCAAAGGCGAGCTGGCGGCAAGTTTGCTGGCGAGTTTGCCATTTGCTTTGACCGGCGCTCAGGGCAAAGTTTTAAAAGAAATTACCCATGATTTAAACCAGCCTCACCCTATGCAGCGACTTTTGCAGGGCGATGTGGGCTCGGGAAAAACCATTGTGGCCGCGCTGGCGGCGTGTCAGGCGATTGAATCGGGCTATCAGGTGGCACTGATGGCGCCGACAGAAATTTTGGCCGAGCAGCATTTTAATAAATTATCCGCATGGTTTGCGCCGCTGGGTATTAAGGTGGTGTGGTTGGCGGGCTCTTTGGGGGCAAAAGCCAAGCGGCTAGCGATTGAAGACGCTGCGCTGGGCACTGCGCCGCTGGTGGTGGGAACGCACGCCATCTTTCAGGCGAGCGTGACCTTTGCCAAGTTAGGGCTGGCGATTGTGGATGAGCAGCATCGCTTTGGCGTAGCGCAAAGGCTGGCGCTGCGTGAAAAAGGCGGCAGCCCGCATCAACTGATGATGAGCGCCACGCCGATTCCCCGCACGTTGGCGATGAGCTATTACGCCGATTTGGATGTCAGCGTGATCGATGAGCTACCACCAGGGCGCACGCCGATTGTCACCAAGTTAATTAGCGATGCACGCCGAGATGAAATCATTCAGCGTATTGCCGCGAAGGTTGAAGAGGGCCGTCAGGTGTATTGGGTTTGCCCGCTGATTGAGGAGTCTGAAGCGCTGCAATTGCAAACCGCCGTGGATACACATCAGCAATTATCCGAAGAGCTAGAAGATATCGCAGTAGGCCTGGTGCACGGGCGAATGAAAACTGCCGAAAAAGCCGAGGTAATGGCAGCATTTTTAAGAAACGAAGTGCAGGTGCTGGTGGCCACCACGGTGATTGAAGTGGGTGTAGATGTGCCGAACGCCAGCCTGATGGTGATTGAGCACGCCGAGCGTATGGGTCTATCGCAGCTGCACCAGTTGCGTGGCCGAGTAGGGCGGGGCGCGCACGCATCGCTGTGTGTCTTGCTCTATACCACTCCACTTGGCGAGCTGGCTAAGGCACGCTTACGGGTGATCTATGAAAATACCGATGGCTTTGAAATTGCCCGTCAGGATATGGAAATCCGTGGGCCTGGTGAGCTGGCTGGGGTAAGGCAATCCGGCGTACCGATGCTGCGTTTTGCCGATTTAGAAAAAGACGCCGATTTACTCGAGGAAGCTCGCTTGGTTGCAGAAGACTTGCTGGCAAACGATGCCGCCACCGCATTAGCGCATCTGGATAGATGGCTACCTGGGCGGGAGATGTTGCTGAAAGTGTAG
- a CDS encoding TetR/AcrR family transcriptional regulator, protein MSVPKKSRPQTKITPFVKNGTSQATVTHILECAQQVLVTCGNAKFTTRRVAEAAGISPGNLTYHFPSKNELIKALVAKILEKYLIHFEESLSLEGEFYAEGLKGLVRWMMVDAIKVETIRIFRELWVMALHDEQICQVVDDFYDAMINKSAYLVGLRYPTADTTVINELIHLLATMIGGCMVIYGTSKIRAVTFERITEMTMPMIEQLDPQGI, encoded by the coding sequence ATGTCGGTACCAAAAAAATCTAGACCACAGACAAAAATTACTCCATTCGTAAAGAATGGCACATCACAAGCCACAGTTACCCATATTCTTGAATGCGCACAGCAGGTGCTTGTCACATGTGGAAATGCCAAATTTACAACTCGCCGGGTTGCAGAAGCAGCAGGGATTTCCCCTGGCAACCTGACTTATCACTTTCCCAGTAAAAACGAGCTGATTAAGGCACTAGTAGCAAAGATTCTGGAGAAATACCTTATTCATTTTGAAGAATCCCTATCACTAGAGGGGGAGTTTTATGCAGAGGGATTGAAAGGGCTGGTGCGATGGATGATGGTTGATGCGATCAAAGTAGAGACAATACGAATCTTTCGCGAATTATGGGTAATGGCACTGCATGATGAGCAGATTTGCCAGGTCGTTGATGACTTTTATGATGCAATGATCAACAAATCTGCATATTTAGTTGGACTTAGATATCCTACCGCCGACACCACAGTAATTAATGAACTCATTCATTTGTTAGCTACGATGATTGGGGGCTGTATGGTCATTTATGGCACCAGTAAGATTCGTGCGGTCACCTTTGAGCGCATAACTGAAATGACCATGCCCATGATCGAGCAGCTTGATCCTCAGGGTATTTAA
- a CDS encoding TonB-dependent receptor, whose amino-acid sequence MKMKRLSIAIAMIGAGAMIHAQAADTVNKVERVEVTGSNIKRANKVGATPVQVLGKQEIAKTGATTVAELVDNLAASNNGYAQAQAVGDSAKPGFSGANLRGLGTSKTLILVNGRRMANYAFDSAGVDLNSIPLGAVDRVEIVKDGASAVYGTDAIGGVMNFILKKNFIGAEIGGSVEQTFDGGGEVKKANFSFGFGNLDEDNYNVFMALDVSKQEALAAKDRSYSKTSYIPDKEVNKTSGNTFPATILNGPGGKPVNVGYLTGCDQPRSIPVANPGFATGGNCRFDYASIIDIVSPQERLSFYSKGTLKINDSTQVFADYLFTRNVGTYSSSPVPVSSATTFNGDDLLYPANGKYDPYKGTLGNLKLQWRGIDAGARENEATSDQHRFIVGAEGEVAGWDYRTALVYALNKTEDKYTNGWVYESKLLPAMLSGVINPFGPQDAAGKAALDAAKITGKVQSGETSNKSADVQFSKEIYQLDAGKVGFAFGGDVRKESYTYTPEAILSSGDILGGGGNRQSTNGERLVYAGFAEMVVPILKNLELQAALRYDHYDDMGGTTNPKISFRYQPIDEVVIRGSISTGYHAPTLDDLNRPTSKTNTGGSYDDPERCAATKSPLDCNLQLNLVQGGNKSLTPELSTNYTFGFLIEPVKNISLGIDYWNINIKDRIDSISDSTIFGDYAKYKDKVIRKARTAADIAAGLPGLIDYVDSKSQNLGELRTDGLDVSFLAATPKTEYGTFRLGVEGTYTITNEYQREKDGAFFDSVGQYIDLGMNPRWRHNLTLSWNMAEWGAALTNNLTSSYIDQNQVTDPVTGNSVNRTVEAYSTWGLQGTYRTKSLELTLGVKNLFDTDPPFTNQADHFQVGFDPKYTDPHGRSWYAKANYKF is encoded by the coding sequence ATGAAGATGAAGCGACTCAGCATTGCTATTGCAATGATCGGTGCAGGCGCAATGATCCATGCGCAAGCCGCGGATACCGTTAATAAAGTTGAACGGGTTGAAGTTACCGGCTCCAATATCAAACGCGCTAATAAAGTTGGCGCAACACCAGTCCAAGTACTTGGAAAACAAGAAATTGCCAAAACCGGTGCGACTACCGTGGCCGAGCTGGTAGACAATCTAGCAGCCAGCAATAATGGCTACGCGCAGGCGCAGGCCGTAGGCGATTCAGCTAAACCGGGCTTCTCTGGCGCAAATTTGCGTGGTCTGGGCACATCCAAAACGCTAATTCTGGTGAATGGCCGCCGCATGGCCAACTACGCTTTTGATAGCGCGGGGGTTGATTTGAACTCTATTCCGCTGGGCGCAGTGGACAGGGTTGAAATTGTAAAAGATGGCGCTTCTGCGGTTTACGGCACCGATGCAATCGGCGGCGTAATGAACTTTATTTTAAAGAAAAATTTTATTGGCGCAGAAATTGGCGGTAGCGTTGAGCAAACGTTTGACGGCGGCGGCGAAGTCAAAAAAGCCAACTTTAGTTTTGGTTTTGGTAACCTAGACGAAGATAATTACAACGTCTTTATGGCACTGGATGTATCCAAACAAGAAGCCCTAGCCGCTAAAGATCGTAGCTATTCCAAAACATCTTATATTCCTGATAAAGAAGTCAATAAAACATCAGGCAATACCTTCCCTGCCACCATTTTAAATGGCCCAGGCGGAAAGCCAGTTAATGTGGGCTATTTAACCGGCTGCGATCAGCCCCGCTCCATTCCCGTGGCTAACCCAGGTTTTGCCACTGGCGGTAATTGCCGTTTTGATTACGCCAGCATTATTGATATTGTTTCACCACAAGAGCGCCTTTCCTTCTATAGCAAGGGCACTTTAAAAATTAACGACAGTACCCAAGTCTTTGCGGATTACCTTTTTACCCGCAATGTGGGTACTTATTCTTCATCCCCTGTGCCGGTTTCAAGCGCCACTACTTTTAATGGCGATGATTTGCTTTACCCAGCCAATGGCAAATATGATCCTTATAAAGGCACACTTGGTAATTTAAAGCTGCAATGGCGCGGTATTGATGCAGGTGCGCGTGAAAACGAAGCAACTTCTGATCAACACCGCTTTATTGTTGGAGCAGAGGGTGAAGTAGCAGGCTGGGATTACCGCACTGCCTTGGTTTATGCACTCAATAAAACCGAAGATAAATATACCAATGGCTGGGTATACGAAAGTAAACTCCTGCCCGCAATGCTAAGCGGTGTGATTAACCCATTTGGCCCGCAAGACGCCGCAGGTAAAGCCGCATTAGATGCCGCAAAAATCACCGGCAAAGTACAAAGCGGTGAAACCAGCAATAAATCAGCCGATGTTCAATTCTCTAAAGAAATTTATCAGTTAGACGCAGGGAAAGTTGGCTTTGCCTTTGGTGGTGATGTGCGTAAAGAAAGCTATACGTATACGCCTGAAGCTATTTTATCCAGCGGTGATATCTTAGGCGGTGGCGGCAACCGCCAATCCACCAATGGTGAGCGCTTGGTGTATGCAGGTTTTGCCGAAATGGTCGTACCCATTCTTAAAAACTTGGAATTACAAGCAGCGCTTCGTTATGACCATTATGACGATATGGGCGGCACTACCAATCCTAAAATCAGCTTCCGCTATCAGCCCATCGATGAAGTGGTGATACGCGGCTCAATCAGCACCGGTTATCACGCCCCTACGCTGGACGATTTAAACCGCCCTACCAGCAAAACAAATACTGGCGGCAGTTACGATGACCCTGAGCGCTGCGCAGCAACCAAGAGCCCACTGGATTGCAATTTGCAATTAAATCTAGTGCAAGGTGGGAATAAATCACTCACACCAGAATTATCCACTAATTACACCTTTGGCTTTTTAATTGAGCCAGTTAAAAACATCTCCCTAGGTATTGATTACTGGAATATCAATATTAAAGATCGGATTGATTCAATATCCGATTCCACCATCTTTGGTGACTACGCTAAATACAAAGATAAAGTGATTCGCAAAGCACGAACCGCAGCGGATATTGCAGCGGGCTTGCCAGGCTTGATCGACTATGTGGATTCCAAATCACAAAATCTGGGTGAGTTACGCACTGATGGTCTTGATGTATCCTTTCTGGCTGCAACACCTAAAACAGAATATGGTACTTTCCGCCTCGGCGTAGAAGGTACTTACACCATCACCAACGAGTATCAGCGTGAAAAAGACGGCGCTTTCTTTGATAGCGTTGGCCAATATATCGACCTTGGCATGAACCCACGTTGGAGACACAATCTAACGCTGTCTTGGAATATGGCTGAATGGGGTGCTGCACTGACCAATAACCTGACATCCAGCTATATCGATCAAAACCAAGTCACAGATCCAGTAACAGGTAATAGTGTTAACCGTACCGTAGAAGCCTATAGCACTTGGGGCCTGCAAGGCACGTATCGCACCAAGAGCCTTGAGCTGACGCTTGGGGTGAAAAACCTATTTGATACCGATCCGCCTTTCACCAATCAGGCCGATCACTTCCAAGTAGGTTTCGATCCTAAATATACAGACCCACATGGCCGCAGCTGGTACGCCAAGGCCAATTACAAGTTTTAA
- a CDS encoding putative metalloprotease CJM1_0395 family protein, giving the protein MIGLGRVSSSFYHEPLPPKEQALAAKGETADKTKTANVQTKPNREPLSDAELAVIEKLAKQDRMVRQHEQAHLSAAGGLATSGAIYSMETGPDGKQYAVGGEVKIDVGPGRTPEETLSKARIIQAAALAPADPSSADRAIAAKAASMAQAAQIEIAKRSPNAQKLAEHYGQNDYPKSTLAISA; this is encoded by the coding sequence ATGATTGGTCTTGGCAGGGTTTCCTCTTCTTTTTATCACGAACCACTTCCGCCCAAGGAGCAAGCCTTGGCGGCAAAGGGGGAGACTGCTGATAAAACTAAAACGGCCAACGTGCAAACTAAACCTAATAGGGAGCCCTTAAGTGATGCGGAGCTAGCAGTAATAGAAAAACTGGCTAAGCAGGATAGGATGGTGCGTCAACATGAGCAGGCGCACCTTAGTGCAGCGGGGGGCTTGGCCACTAGTGGTGCAATCTACTCGATGGAAACAGGGCCAGATGGCAAGCAATATGCGGTGGGCGGAGAAGTAAAGATTGATGTTGGCCCAGGCAGGACGCCCGAAGAAACGCTGAGCAAAGCCAGAATTATTCAAGCAGCCGCTTTAGCCCCTGCGGATCCTAGCTCGGCAGATCGGGCTATTGCGGCCAAGGCTGCGTCAATGGCGCAAGCCGCCCAAATAGAAATCGCCAAACGTAGCCCAAACGCACAAAAACTGGCTGAGCATTATGGGCAAAATGATTATCCCAAAAGTACCTTAGCCATCTCGGCTTAG
- a CDS encoding alkyl/aryl-sulfatase, with the protein MPSQYTKELIKGQRSSLPFEDTRDFEESKKGFIAAPPYREIMADAGHVAWNMGSYDYLLQGKDFDSIHPSLQRQAILNMGYGLYEVVPGKVYQVRGFDLANMTIIKGDTGWILFDVLTAKETARSALAFVNEKLGQRPVVAVVYSHSHGDHFGGARGVVDEKDVISGKVQIIAPEGFMKHAISENVYAGNAMSRRLMLTYGTLLPRSPFGHVDQAIGKNVAAGDLGLIPPTRTVSKDIEEITIDGVQMVFQNTPGTEAPSEMNTYFPQFKAFWAAENITGTVHNIYTLRGALVRDALAWSKNINNALYLFGDKTDVMFASHSWPRWGNDRVQEVMRTQRDIYANLNNEVLNQANKGVTINEIHNVYKPPKSLQNQWAAHSYHGSEEHNSRAVLNRYLGYWDANPATLVPLSPRDSAPLYVEMMGGSKKIMAKAKTLHNQGKYLEAVEILNKLTLAEPKNTAAKDQLADAYEQLGYQKESVALRNSFLAGAYELRNGIPEGASPSSTSPDMARAMSTDLLLDYMAITMNSKKADGMKFKININTPDIGEKYVLEMSNATLTNIKGFNAKDADLTITLNRSDLETIISGKATFDDLTKAGKAKLAGDAGVLKQLMSTQEKFDPRFEVLPGTKKAK; encoded by the coding sequence ATGCCTTCTCAATACACTAAAGAACTGATCAAAGGGCAGCGCAGCAGCCTGCCATTTGAAGATACCCGTGATTTTGAAGAATCAAAAAAAGGTTTTATTGCTGCTCCGCCTTATAGGGAAATCATGGCGGATGCCGGCCATGTAGCCTGGAACATGGGCAGTTACGATTATTTGCTGCAAGGTAAAGACTTTGACAGCATCCACCCATCTTTGCAGCGACAAGCTATTTTAAATATGGGCTACGGTCTGTATGAAGTCGTACCAGGGAAGGTGTATCAGGTACGTGGTTTTGATCTGGCGAATATGACCATTATTAAAGGTGATACCGGCTGGATTTTATTTGACGTATTAACGGCCAAAGAAACAGCTCGTTCAGCTCTAGCCTTTGTAAATGAAAAACTGGGTCAGCGGCCGGTCGTTGCTGTGGTTTACTCGCATTCACATGGTGATCACTTCGGTGGCGCACGTGGTGTAGTGGATGAAAAAGATGTGATCAGCGGCAAAGTACAAATTATTGCACCGGAAGGCTTTATGAAGCATGCTATTTCTGAAAATGTGTACGCTGGTAATGCCATGAGCCGCCGCCTGATGCTGACCTATGGCACACTTTTACCACGTAGCCCGTTTGGCCATGTTGATCAGGCCATTGGTAAGAATGTAGCCGCTGGTGATTTGGGCTTGATTCCGCCTACCCGCACAGTAAGCAAAGATATTGAAGAAATCACCATTGACGGCGTGCAAATGGTTTTTCAAAACACACCGGGTACCGAAGCACCTTCAGAAATGAATACCTACTTCCCGCAGTTTAAAGCCTTTTGGGCTGCGGAAAATATCACCGGCACCGTACACAATATTTACACTCTGCGTGGTGCTTTGGTGCGGGATGCACTGGCATGGTCCAAAAATATTAATAATGCCTTGTATTTATTTGGCGATAAAACTGATGTGATGTTTGCTTCGCACAGCTGGCCGCGCTGGGGCAATGACCGTGTGCAAGAAGTGATGCGCACTCAGCGTGATATTTATGCCAACCTGAATAATGAAGTGTTAAATCAGGCCAATAAAGGCGTAACCATTAATGAAATTCATAATGTATATAAGCCGCCTAAATCGCTGCAAAATCAGTGGGCAGCGCATTCTTACCATGGCTCCGAAGAACACAATAGCCGCGCAGTACTCAACCGCTACCTTGGATATTGGGATGCCAATCCGGCGACTTTAGTGCCTTTATCCCCACGTGATTCTGCTCCTTTATACGTAGAGATGATGGGGGGAAGTAAAAAAATCATGGCTAAAGCCAAGACGCTACATAATCAGGGCAAGTATCTGGAAGCGGTAGAAATTTTGAATAAGCTGACACTGGCAGAGCCAAAAAATACTGCAGCTAAAGATCAGCTGGCCGATGCTTACGAGCAGCTGGGTTATCAAAAAGAAAGTGTAGCCTTAAGAAACAGCTTCCTAGCCGGAGCGTATGAGCTGCGAAATGGTATTCCGGAAGGGGCATCACCTAGCTCTACCAGCCCAGATATGGCCCGTGCAATGTCTACAGATCTGCTGCTGGATTACATGGCTATCACGATGAATAGCAAGAAAGCAGATGGTATGAAATTTAAGATCAACATCAACACCCCAGATATTGGTGAGAAATATGTGTTGGAAATGAGTAACGCCACACTCACCAATATCAAAGGTTTTAATGCTAAAGATGCTGATCTGACTATCACACTGAATCGCAGCGACCTGGAAACCATTATTTCCGGAAAAGCCACTTTTGATGACCTCACAAAAGCCGGCAAAGCGAAGCTGGCTGGCGATGCAGGCGTGCTGAAGCAATTAATGAGCACACAGGAAAAATTTGACCCTCGCTTTGAGGTTTTGCCGGGGACTAAAAAGGCCAAATAA